Proteins encoded by one window of Amaranthus tricolor cultivar Red isolate AtriRed21 chromosome 4, ASM2621246v1, whole genome shotgun sequence:
- the LOC130810183 gene encoding protein disulfide-isomerase, which yields MATFRVSIFLVSLLALFAWISASDSETTDSSESKEYVLTLDHSNFTDVVSKQDFILVEFYAPWCGHCKNLAPEYEKAAAILSKNDPPILLAKVDANDDANKDLAAEHDVKGYPTLKILRNGGKYSQEYKGPREADGIVEYLKKQSGPAAVEIKSAEDTAAVIGDLKVVIVGIFPELSGDEYTNFKALAEKMRSEYEFGYTTDAKLLPRGDSSVKKPTLRLFKPFDELVVDSQDFSLEAAEKFIEESSIPTVTLFSKDPANHPYVIKFFNSPNAKALLFVNFTTDFDSYKSKYEQVAAEYKSKGISFLLGDLDASQGALQYFGLKEDQVPVIVVQTNEGQKYVKDKVEADQLAAWIKDYNDGKVSAYRKSEPIPESNDEPVKVVVADTLQEMVFNSGKNVLLEFYAPWCGHCQKLAPILDEVAVSFENDKDIVIAKLDATANDLPNDTFEVKGYPTLYFRSASGKITSYEGDRTKEDIMDFIQKSRDSATEQITEPTSAKDEL from the exons ATGGCGACTTTTAGGGTTTCGATTTTTCTTGTATCTCTTTTAGCTTTATTTGCTTGGATCTCTGCTTCTGATTCTGAAACTACCGATTCATCTGAGTCAAAGGAGTACGTTCTCACTCTCGACCACTCGAATTTCACTGATGTCGTTTCCAAACAAGATTTCATTCTCGTTGAATTCTACGCTCCTTG GTGTGGACACTGTAAGAATCTAGCTCCTGAG TATGAGAAAGCCGCGGCCATATTAAGCAAAAACGACCCTCCAATTTTGTTGGCTAAGGTAGATGCCAATGATGACGCAAACAAGGATCTTGCTGCTGAACATGATGTTAAGGGTTACCCtactttgaaaattttgaggAACGGTGGTAAGTATTCTCAAGAGTACAAGGGCCCCAGGGAAGCTGACGGAATTGTTGAATATTTGAAGAAACAGAGCGGCCCTGCAGCTGTTGAGATTAAATCTGCTGAAGATACTGCTGCTGTTATTGGAGATCTTAAAGTTGTTATT GTTGGAATTTTCCCAGAGTTATCTGGAGACGAATACACAAATTTCAAAGCTTTGGCTGAAAAAATGCGTTCTGAATATGAGTTTGGTTATACCACTGATGCAAAGCTCCTTCCAAGGGGTGACTCATCTGTGAAGAAGCCCACCCTTAGACTTTTTAAGCCATTTGACGAGCTTGTAGTTGACTCTCAG GATTTCAGTTTGGAGGCTGCTGAAAAGTTCATTGAAGAATCCAGTATCCCTACTGTGACTCTTTTCAGCAAGGACCCAGCAAACCATCCCTATGTTATCAAGTTTTTTAACTCTCCAAATGCTAAG GCTTTGTTGTTTGTGAACTTCACCACTGACTTTGATTCGTACAAGTCAAAATATGAGCAAGTTGCTGCAGAATACAAGTCAAAGGGTATTAGCTTTTTATTGGGAGACCTTGACGCTAGTCAAGGAGCACTCCAG TACTTTGGCCTTAAAGAGGACCAGGTGCCAGTCATTGTTGTTCAGACAAATGAGGGCCAGAAATATGTTAAGGACAAAGTTGAGGCTGATCAACTTGCAGCATGGATCAAGGACTACAAT GATGGCAAAGTGTCTGCATACAGGAAGTCTGAACCCATCCCTGAAAGTAACGACGAGCCTGTCAAGGTGGTTGTTGCCGACACTCTTCAGGAAATGGTGTTTAATTCTGGTAAAAACG TTCTTTTGGAATTTTATGCACCCTGGTGTGGACATTGCCAAAAGTTGGCTCCCATCTTGGATGAAGTTGCTGTTTCctttgaaaatgataaagacaTTGTCATTGCCAAGCTT GATGCAACTGCAAATGACCTCCCTAATGATACCTTTGAAGTTAAAGGTTACCCAACTTTGTACTTTAGATCAGCTAGTGGAAAGATTACATCATATGAAGGAGACAGGACCAAGGAAGACATTATGGACTTTATTCAAAAGAGCAGGGATTCAGCCACTGAGCAAATTACTGAGCCAACTTCTGCCAAGGACGAGTTGTAA
- the LOC130810181 gene encoding two-component response regulator ARR6-like isoform X2, translating to MEPNNTQILIPLKDEENHVNNAQHFHVLAVDDSIIERKMLERLLTISSYHVTCVESGDKALEFLGLLNCQSPEVNSDKGHIDDDHHDDDIHGHDDDDGSVIFHSPPSPDDPYHPQEQGQGTRVNLIMTDYSMPGMNGYDLLKRVKESSWKDVPVVVMSSENVPSRIHMCLEEGAEEFLLKPVRMSDLKKLQPRIEKSTPSTSTWKYCCQTQSQIQIQTQTQTKKNGDIIDDKFCKEEIAIIDNNKISKDELFTNFKDDENEMEHFVVNSKLDQLVM from the exons ATGGAACCCAATAATACCCAGATTTTAATTCCTCTAAAGGATGAAGAAAACCATGTTAATAATGCTCAACATTTTCATGTTTTAGCTGTTGATGATAGCATCATTGAGCGCAAAATGTTGGAGAGGTTACTTACCATTTCATCTTACCATG TTACATGTGTGGAATCTGGAGACAAAGCATTAGAATTTCTGGGTTTATTGAATTGTCAAAGCCCAGAAGTGAATAGTGATAAAGGTCATATTGATGATGATCATCATGATGATGATATTCATggtcatgatgatgatgatggttctGTGATTTTCCATTCACCTCCATCACCAGATGATCCTTACCATCCCCAAGAACAA GGACAAGGTACAAGAGTGAATTTGATAATGACCGACTATTCCATGCCAGGAATGAACGGCTATGATCTACTTAAACGAGTTAAG GAATCATCTTGGAAAGATGTACCAGTGGTTGTCATGTCTTCGGAGAATGTTCCATCAAGAATTCACAT GTGTCTTgaagaaggagcagaagaattCTTGCTAAAACCAGTAAGAATGTCAGATTTGAAGAAGTTACAAccaagaattgaaaaatcaactCCAAGCACAAGTACATGGAAATATTGTTGTCAGACCCAATCTCAGATCCAGATCCAGACTCAGACCCAGACCAAAAAAAATGGTGATATTATTGACGACAAATTTTGCAAGGAAGAAATTGCAATTAttgacaataataaaatttccaAGGACGAATTATTCACAAACTTCAAAGATGATGAGAATGAAATGGAGCATTTTGTTGTTAACTCAAAGCTTGATCAACTTGTAatgtga
- the LOC130810181 gene encoding two-component response regulator ARR6-like isoform X1, whose protein sequence is MEPNNTQILIPLKDEENHVNNAQHFHVLAVDDSIIERKMLERLLTISSYHVTCVESGDKALEFLGLLNCQSPEVNSDKGHIDDDHHDDDIHGHDDDDGSVIFHSPPSPDDPYHPQEQQGQGTRVNLIMTDYSMPGMNGYDLLKRVKESSWKDVPVVVMSSENVPSRIHMCLEEGAEEFLLKPVRMSDLKKLQPRIEKSTPSTSTWKYCCQTQSQIQIQTQTQTKKNGDIIDDKFCKEEIAIIDNNKISKDELFTNFKDDENEMEHFVVNSKLDQLVM, encoded by the exons ATGGAACCCAATAATACCCAGATTTTAATTCCTCTAAAGGATGAAGAAAACCATGTTAATAATGCTCAACATTTTCATGTTTTAGCTGTTGATGATAGCATCATTGAGCGCAAAATGTTGGAGAGGTTACTTACCATTTCATCTTACCATG TTACATGTGTGGAATCTGGAGACAAAGCATTAGAATTTCTGGGTTTATTGAATTGTCAAAGCCCAGAAGTGAATAGTGATAAAGGTCATATTGATGATGATCATCATGATGATGATATTCATggtcatgatgatgatgatggttctGTGATTTTCCATTCACCTCCATCACCAGATGATCCTTACCATCCCCAAGAACAA CAGGGACAAGGTACAAGAGTGAATTTGATAATGACCGACTATTCCATGCCAGGAATGAACGGCTATGATCTACTTAAACGAGTTAAG GAATCATCTTGGAAAGATGTACCAGTGGTTGTCATGTCTTCGGAGAATGTTCCATCAAGAATTCACAT GTGTCTTgaagaaggagcagaagaattCTTGCTAAAACCAGTAAGAATGTCAGATTTGAAGAAGTTACAAccaagaattgaaaaatcaactCCAAGCACAAGTACATGGAAATATTGTTGTCAGACCCAATCTCAGATCCAGATCCAGACTCAGACCCAGACCAAAAAAAATGGTGATATTATTGACGACAAATTTTGCAAGGAAGAAATTGCAATTAttgacaataataaaatttccaAGGACGAATTATTCACAAACTTCAAAGATGATGAGAATGAAATGGAGCATTTTGTTGTTAACTCAAAGCTTGATCAACTTGTAatgtga